CCTTTCGATTCTGGAACGCCGGCGCAAGGCGGGCGCCACCTCCGGCACCTTGTTCAATTTCATCCTGGCCATCCGCCGATTTCACCGTTTCCTCACGGAGGACGACACCGGGTTCATCGATCCAACGGCCGGAATGAAGCTCCCGAAGCTCACTCAACGAATCCCCAATCCATTGAGCGTACAGGAAATCGAGAGATTTCTTGATCTGCCGACGGGAAATAAGTTCACGGGCCTTCGTAATCGTGCGTTGTTTGAGTTGGCCTATTCCTCTGGCCTTAGGGCGAGCGAGATGGTGGGGCTGCAACGCGATCAGATCAGGCTGGAGGAAGGATGGATCCGGGTCAAAAAAGGCAAGGGAGGCAAGGACCGAGTGGTCCCGATAGGCCCGAAGGCAACCGAATCAATAACCCGATACTTAGAGGCGCGGGAACGGCGATTCGGCGGCATTAACGGCCCACTCTTTTTGAATTTAAAGGGCAAACCTCTCAACCGTGGCGGGTTCTGGTGGCTGGTTCGTCAACGAGCGCGTCAGGTAGGATTAGAGGACCGTCTAACACCCCATTTGATCCGGCATTGTTACGCGACTCATTTGTTGGCCGGAGGAGCTAGCCTCCGCGCAATCCAGGAACTGCTCGGCCACGCAGATATTTCCACAACGCAAATCTACACCCATGTTGATTTGAATTTTCTGACCAAAACGTGCAGGGATGCCCACCCAAGATACTGATTAGAGGAGCCGACTCACCATCTTGACGAAGTCAGGCGTGGAAAAAGGTTTGGTCAGAAACGCATCGGCACCGGCTCTTAAGAAAACTCGCCTCGATTTTTCCGCTTTGTACCCGGTAACAGCCAATATCTTCGTGCCTTTTAAATTGGGTGACTTCCTAATGATCCGGCAGACTTTGATGCCGTTGATGCTGGGAAGCAGAAGATCGAGGATTACCAGATCCGGGCGTAAATCTCTTGTTTTGAATCCTGCCTCATAGCCATCCGTTGCCTCATCAATCTCTACCTTGGGAAACGCATGTTCAATCAGTCGGCGCATCAAACGGCGAGTGGGAAGCTCATCGTCCACGATCAAAACCCGTCGCACAGAAATGTTGAGGGTCCGAAGAAACTCTGCCAGATCCGATTCCAATACCCGATTCCGTCCGCCGGCCGTACGGAAGGCGCGCAACTTGCCGCCTCTAATCCATCGATAGACGGTCGTCGGAGTAACGTGGCATCGCTTGGCTATTTCAAATGTTCCAAGTGCTTTCTGTTTTGGTTCCTTCATCATGATATGAGTTCGATCAAATGTAACCTGAAAACCCCCAAAATTCACCGACCAATCTCAAATAATGCAACGCTTAGTTTCGTTAATTAGTTCGGCAAGTCAAGAGAAACACCGCAAGTCGTGCAAGGCACCGTGAATATGATGTGGTAGAATTCGTGGGACGCCCCAGACGCGCCCCTCTCACAGTACGCGGACCGGGGACGTCCCAACCCCCGCCGGGCAGCTCCCCTCCGAACTAACCCGGCGAGATAAAGTTATGCACCGCTAACGAAAGACGTGGAAACTGATCTCGTCCAACGTAAACGGCTTGAGCATAAAACCATCAAATTCCGAGACGGCCCGAGATCCGTATTCGGACCGCGCGGACATCATAATGATTCGCATGTCCGGCCTCAGCAACCGAAATCTCTTCGCCAATTGAAATCCATCCGGCCCTTTACCCAGTTCCACATCGATAAAGGCAATCTCAAATTCGTTGCTTTGAATAATCTCATTCGCATCTTGATCGTTGGCCGCCAACTCAACCTGACACTTTTCACGAGTCAAAAATCTTGAAAACAATCTGCGCAGAGCATAGTGGTCTTCAACAATCAGTATCCGCTTCATTCCAAACACTCTCCCCTAATAGTCGTCCATAAAAAAATCGGGCGGTAAGCACACCCCGAGCCTTACGAGGAACCCAAGATGACCACCGCCCTTTCGGTTCGCTTGCGAGAACCTAGAGCGACAGTCAATCTCGCACTCGTAAGTGCTGTTACCTTTTCAACATCCGGTAACAGTTCCCCATTCCTCATGAATGAGCTGCGGGACGACCTTTTATGTGAGAGAGTTTTCCTACTTTGCCGTTCTATGCCTCCTCAATTTGAAGACGATAGACGAGGTCTCGATCAAGAAACCATCTCGACCAATCGTTCCTTAAAAAAAATTGGGGCGAACGATGCACCCCAAGCCGTAGAAGGGACATGAGATGACCGCCGCCCCTTTCACCCGCTTTCGCGGGCTAACGCGACGATCAGTCTCCGCACTTCTACGGCCCGGCCTCCAATAATCAGAAGGCCGGTTCCCCTGTTTCAAAAAACAGGTTACGGAACGATCAAACTTGGAACACTTTTAATACAAAGAACAACTTCATCTCGTGGATTTCAAAGACCGCCGAAATGATTTATCGACGGAGGATTATACATCAATAACTAACGGCATGGTTCCGTCAGTGTACCGTCAGACATTCCTTAGATACCCTTTTTTGTATGGGAAAGGAGCCGTTGCACGGCACACAGTGGTACTACAGCAAGGGGTACAAAAACCTCACTATTTTCGTGCCGAAACAAACGTATTTAAAAATTAGCCGGTTTGCGCGAAAGCAAGAGAAGTCACTGCAGAAGACGCTTCGGAAGATTTTGGTGGATTTTGCGAAGAAGCTTTGAGCCTGCGGATATTAAAGCTCTTACAGATTGAAGACTGACTTCAGCCCAAGTTGCGCCAGCGCATCTGAAAATTCGCGGAAATTGAAAGGCTTTTTGAGGTAATTGTTTACGCCTTCCAATTGTTCTTTTTCTCTGTCTCTTTGCCCCAGTGCAATGACGGGCACGTCCTGAATTCTCAGATACCCACGCAGAATCCGGATTAACCCTTCTGCCTCCCCGTCCTTTCCGCCCTCAACGATTATGAGGGACGGTAGAATCTTGACGTCGCGGCCGGAATAAGAACCTGTTCCAAAAACATACTCCAACGCCTCTATGGACGTCTTAACGGCGATGAGTTTATGATGAAAACCGTTTTTCTTGAGGACCTGAAGGATCGAGGCAGATTCATTCTCATCTCCGTGGACCAGCAAAATCGTCGGCTCATGTTTCAGTGAATTCGTCATTCTATGACCGTAATTTTAATACTGACGGAACATTCCGTCAAAACAGATGCCTTCAATTCGCATCGTGCGGGTGTAATTTTTTAGTAAAGGGTCAGCCCGTTAATTTTCAACCGGCTTCCCGATCAATCATATTCTCAACCTCTCTTTGAGTTCATCGGTCGTGAATGGCTTGATCAACATTGGACTCAACCCCATCTCCCGAACTTTGATCTCATTGGTGGAGTCAGCAGACATGACAACAATTCTCAGGCTACGGCGCATATCGAGAAGCAAAACCGCCAGATCAATTCCATCTTCGGTTCCTAGATTCACGTCGACAAGAGCCGCATCAAATTCTTCCAATCCGACTTGTTCCATCGCCTCGGCGTGACTCGATGCTTCGATGCACTCAACCCCCATCATTTTGAGCAGACGAGTGAGAAGTTTCCTAACGATAGGATCGTCGTCTACGACGAGTAACCGCATGGGATCATTGCCTTGTCGGTAACCGGATTATTGTTCAGGCGTCTTCCTCAAAAGAGTTCGGATCGCGCCAAATAAATTCAATAGATATTTATCGATATCCCTGGCGCTCGATGCCGCTCCTCCGGATCCCAGGCCAATGGCCAGGGACGTCACAACATCAGACCCTTGGGAATAGGCATAGACCCCCGAAGAAATGACCCCAAGAATGATCGGGATGAGCGCATTCCATCCCGTTTTTTTCACTCCCCATTGATCCGTTTTAAGGATTTTCTTAACCGCCGCTGTTGCGAACGGCAGTAATGCGGTAATGACCGCTACGATGCTTGTTGGTTCCATTTGGATTCTCCTTTAGAGTTCGGCCCGGAACACGTCCATGTTCCATGCATTGCCCGGGCACGATTTTTGTCTCGGAATTTTCAGAAGATCAAAAACTTCGCGGTGGCCGATGACCTGGTCTTTTGGGATTTTGAACGCGTCCATCAACGTCCGTGTGACCATGAGATTGAAATCCCACAGCTTTGGGTCAGGAGAAACGGCGTCGTAATTTCCAATGCAACAGAGGCCGATAAATTCCTCGTTGAACCGGTTCGAGACACCCGAGACGCCCGCATGAGCGCCGACGACGGACAGGGGCCTGCCCCAATCAAACACAGGCTCTCCGTTCACCAGCTCCGTTCCGCCGTGGTAGCCCACGTCTTTCCAAGGCTTCTGAAAAACTTTTCCCAGCCCGTTTTTCAGACGACGGTCGAATTCCTCAGCGGACACAATGTCGAAATCGACCCGATAAGAAGTGTGGTAGTGGACGATGGCGTTCCAATCCCGCGTGACTTTGTCTGCCGAAGCGGAATGATGCCAGCAGATTCCTTTCCACTGTCGGGATCCGGCGACCGGGATCACAAGATCCATCTTGGGCTTTGGCGGCGCCGCAGGTTCGGTCGTTGCAAACTTCTGATCAGGGGATGAGAACAGGGCATCCATTATTTGTCTTAAAACTTGGAGTAACCATTCCATCGCTTTATCCCCCCAGAAGCCGCGCTTTCAAAATTTGATAGGCCATCGCCACGAGGCCTCCCATAACCCCGGTGAAAGACACCCAAAATATTCCCGCCATGATTCTTCCGATGATTCGTTCGTGGTGTTTGTTGTTGGATGTCTCGACGGCGAGCTCATGTTCAAGATTGTTTATCTTGACGGCGAGTTCCGTTATCTTGGCGGAGTTCTCCTGTCCCGTTTTGCTGACGCCGAAATCAAGCCGGTTAAAAAGATGATCTGTGCGTTCTTTTTCGGAATGAACCTTTTGGAATAGCTCACTCACGTGATCTTTGAGTTTGTCGATCTTCTGATCGGCCGCTAAATAAAGGGAATAGTCGTGGGGCTTGCCTTCGTAATCCCGGTCCATGATTTATTTCTCCTGATAGTTCACGAGGAAAAAGGCTTTTTGACCGCCGCTGATCCCCACAGCAACTCCGTTCACGCTCTCATTCACGTTCCCTTCTAAATTCAATTCGATGAATCCTCCCGTTTGGTCGCCCCGATATACTTTGTGGATCAATTTGTTCGTGGTCGCGAACCGCAAATCAATTTCTGCGCCCGTCGCGGATTCCAATGTGATCATCACACCCTTCACCACAATTTTCTTTCCGGCTGTGGGGGTAACCACTATCACCGTGCCAGGTCCGATTTTTTCAAGTGTTGCCGTGATGATCCCGAAACCGTTTCCCGCCACCGCAACCGGCAGAGGATTTATCTGGGAGACACGTCTGATCTCATTGGTATCCTCGAAGAGAAGCGTCGGCGTCCTGTTCCCGTCTCTTAAAGCGTCCTCGTTTGCCATTTTGTCTACCTCCTAAATCTCGGTCATCTCGGCGTCCACCGTGTGACCGGCGTTTTTGAAAAGCTCTGTGTAAGAAAGCGGTATCTCTTCGACCTTCCACGCCACGTCGAAAATATCTCTCGTGCGAAATTTGGGCTCCGGCCAGAACGTGACTAGGGCGTTCTCTTTGAACGCTTGTTCGAGAACGTCCTTGAGTTCCTTTTCAACAAGCGTCACCGTCCATCGGGAGCTGTATTTGTCACGACCGCGGTAGGCCACAACCTTTCCACCCAAGGTGCGAAGAGTTCCCGACTCCACCATTTCGCGTTTCGGCTCGTATCGCGCGAAATTGGGCAGGGCCACCAGGAGCCGGCCGGCGTAGATTTCGCCGAGCGTTTTAAGATCATTGGGTGTTTGGCTTGTCTCGATGGCGATAATGATTTGTGCGGTGAGCTTCGGAGGGAACGTAATGATGGCGTCCGGCGTCAGCAGTTCACCTGAGAAAACTGTCTCCGGGTTGTTTGAGTTCAACTCCGTTAGAGTGATCGCGATCTTTTTGAGACTGGTGTTCCGAAAGATGATGGTGTCGATAATTTCTTCAAAAAATACTGCTCCCTTTTTGAATCCCAGTATCAACGACCAGCTGATACCGAAACCCTCTATCCCTGTGGTCGAAATCCATTGGGTTTCGTGATCTCCGTCTTTGACGTTGGGAACTTTGGCCTGGTTTTCCGGCTGTGCTGTTCCGACCGAGGAAGACACGGCGACCGCGTCCGGCGTGATAGCGTCCAGAGAGAGAATGAGAGGCGTATCGTCGATCAGCGGCTCAATCTCCCACGAAAGAAAGAGGATTTCCGGGCCGGGCGATT
Above is a window of Elusimicrobiota bacterium DNA encoding:
- the xerD_4 gene encoding Tyrosine recombinase XerD, with the protein product MNRKDAELLARFLAHIRGECGLSKATESTYRYQIESYLSRLAAIKTNLRRVTKATLLSILERRRKAGATSGTLFNFILAIRRFHRFLTEDDTGFIDPTAGMKLPKLTQRIPNPLSVQEIERFLDLPTGNKFTGLRNRALFELAYSSGLRASEMVGLQRDQIRLEEGWIRVKKGKGGKDRVVPIGPKATESITRYLEARERRFGGINGPLFLNLKGKPLNRGGFWWLVRQRARQVGLEDRLTPHLIRHCYATHLLAGGASLRAIQELLGHADISTTQIYTHVDLNFLTKTCRDAHPRY
- the spo0F gene encoding Sporulation initiation phosphotransferase F, which produces MKRILIVEDHYALRRLFSRFLTREKCQVELAANDQDANEIIQSNEFEIAFIDVELGKGPDGFQLAKRFRLLRPDMRIIMMSARSEYGSRAVSEFDGFMLKPFTLDEISFHVFR
- the lytR_2 gene encoding Sensory transduction protein LytR, producing the protein MRLLVVDDDPIVRKLLTRLLKMMGVECIEASSHAEAMEQVGLEEFDAALVDVNLGTEDGIDLAVLLLDMRRSLRIVVMSADSTNEIKVREMGLSPMLIKPFTTDELKERLRI
- the cheB_1 gene encoding Chemotaxis response regulator protein-glutamate methylesterase; translated protein: MMKEPKQKALGTFEIAKRCHVTPTTVYRWIRGGKLRAFRTAGGRNRVLESDLAEFLRTLNISVRRVLIVDDELPTRRLMRRLIEHAFPKVEIDEATDGYEAGFKTRDLRPDLVILDLLLPSINGIKVCRIIRKSPNLKGTKILAVTGYKAEKSRRVFLRAGADAFLTKPFSTPDFVKMVSRLL